Proteins encoded by one window of Methylovirgula ligni:
- a CDS encoding ABC transporter substrate-binding protein, whose translation MSLKRIFAAAALVFLGAGGAAEADGLQVRVGVIPVVGAAPLFVADKEGWLKKAGLDLSIKVFQSGPNLVQAAASGDIDLYVAGVAPVAVGRAKNIDLRVVTASAVDENVLVAGANLKSYFKPGVSAAAAFAAFHKATGHPVKIATQPPGSVPQTNLQYWLRETAKVDFADVEIVAVGIDATQQALLAKAVDAATVREPTLTVIEERDPTISILAKGEDLFPGQPGTIVAVSGPFAKAHPEAVQAIVNGIVKAVAELKTDPDRAAPAVDAALSKGIIPAATIRKSLASPAVNFVADPKAIEKATEAFLAYQVKLGVLKSAPSLSGLFDEQYYDKAVAQ comes from the coding sequence ATGTCTTTAAAGCGGATTTTTGCGGCGGCGGCACTGGTTTTTCTCGGTGCGGGCGGCGCGGCCGAGGCTGACGGGCTGCAGGTGCGCGTCGGGGTCATTCCTGTCGTCGGCGCCGCGCCGCTCTTCGTCGCCGACAAGGAAGGCTGGCTGAAAAAGGCCGGCCTCGATCTCTCGATCAAGGTTTTCCAGTCCGGCCCCAATCTGGTGCAGGCGGCGGCGAGCGGCGACATCGATCTTTATGTCGCGGGCGTCGCACCGGTTGCTGTCGGCCGCGCCAAGAATATCGACCTGCGGGTGGTGACCGCTTCCGCCGTGGACGAGAACGTGCTCGTCGCCGGCGCCAATCTGAAATCCTATTTCAAGCCGGGTGTTTCGGCGGCCGCCGCCTTCGCGGCCTTCCATAAGGCGACCGGCCATCCGGTAAAGATCGCGACGCAGCCGCCGGGCTCGGTGCCGCAGACCAATCTGCAATATTGGCTGCGCGAGACCGCCAAGGTTGATTTTGCCGATGTCGAGATCGTCGCCGTCGGTATCGACGCGACGCAGCAGGCTCTGCTTGCCAAGGCGGTCGACGCCGCGACGGTGCGCGAGCCGACGCTGACGGTGATCGAGGAGCGTGATCCGACGATCAGCATCCTCGCCAAGGGCGAGGACCTGTTCCCGGGTCAGCCGGGCACAATCGTCGCGGTCTCCGGGCCGTTCGCGAAAGCCCATCCCGAGGCCGTGCAGGCGATCGTCAACGGCATCGTCAAAGCCGTCGCCGAACTCAAGACGGACCCGGACCGCGCCGCGCCGGCAGTCGATGCGGCTTTGTCGAAGGGCATCATCCCCGCCGCGACGATCCGCAAATCGCTCGCTTCGCCGGCGGTGAATTTCGTCGCCGATCCGAAGGCGATCGAAAAGGCGACCGAGGCGTTCCTTGCCTATCAGGTCAAGCTCGGGGTTCTTAAATCCGCGCCGAGCCTCAGCGGCCTCTTCGACGAGCAATATTATGATAAGGCTGTCGCGCAATAG
- a CDS encoding Mrp/NBP35 family ATP-binding protein, with protein sequence MVSEQDIYAALRAVAGPDGKTPLPETGAVAGVTIRGDKVYLSLSVPPEQAASLEGMRLAAEQAVRRVAGVGAVLVSLTAQKPAGGDRPPPQRPVPSTPPRSLAVPGIARIIAVASGKGGVGKSTTAVNLALGLAGLGWRVGILDLDIYGPSLPRLLHIKAQPEVVERRIQPLEAFGVKAMSIGFMLDEEEPVIWRGPMVMGAVQQMLRDVAWGELDCLVVDMPPGTGDAQLTLAQNVALAGAVIVSTPQDLALIDARRGIAMFNKVKVPVLGVVENMSYFVCPHCGERSDIFAHGGARHEAEKLGVPFLGEVPLALAIREHSDDGEPIVVAAPESVYAAAYRDIAAKVQAQLEGTQARAAPKIVIE encoded by the coding sequence ATGGTCAGCGAGCAGGATATTTACGCGGCATTGCGCGCCGTCGCGGGGCCGGACGGCAAGACGCCGCTGCCGGAGACGGGCGCCGTCGCGGGTGTAACAATCCGCGGCGATAAGGTCTATCTCTCGCTTTCCGTTCCGCCGGAGCAGGCTGCTTCCCTCGAAGGCATGCGCCTTGCCGCCGAACAGGCCGTGCGGCGCGTGGCGGGCGTCGGCGCGGTGCTCGTCAGCCTCACGGCGCAGAAGCCAGCAGGCGGCGATAGACCACCGCCACAGCGGCCGGTGCCCTCAACCCCGCCGCGCAGCCTTGCGGTGCCGGGAATCGCCCGCATCATCGCCGTCGCTTCCGGCAAGGGTGGCGTCGGCAAATCGACGACAGCCGTTAATCTCGCGCTTGGGCTCGCCGGGCTCGGCTGGCGCGTCGGTATTCTCGATCTCGATATTTATGGGCCATCGCTGCCGCGGCTGCTGCACATCAAGGCGCAGCCCGAGGTGGTAGAGCGGCGCATCCAACCCCTCGAAGCCTTCGGCGTGAAGGCCATGTCGATCGGCTTCATGCTCGACGAGGAAGAGCCGGTCATCTGGCGCGGACCGATGGTGATGGGCGCCGTGCAACAGATGCTGCGCGATGTCGCCTGGGGCGAACTCGATTGCCTTGTCGTCGATATGCCGCCCGGCACCGGCGATGCGCAATTGACGCTGGCGCAGAATGTAGCGCTGGCCGGGGCGGTGATCGTCTCGACGCCGCAGGATCTGGCACTGATCGACGCGCGGCGTGGCATCGCCATGTTCAACAAGGTCAAAGTGCCGGTGCTCGGCGTCGTCGAGAACATGAGCTATTTCGTGTGCCCCCATTGCGGCGAGCGCTCGGATATTTTCGCGCATGGCGGGGCGCGCCACGAGGCGGAGAAACTCGGCGTGCCGTTTCTTGGCGAGGTGCCGCTGGCGCTGGCGATCCGTGAACACTCCGACGATGGCGAGCCGATTGTCGTGGCGGCGCCGGAGAGCGTCTATGCCGCGGCCTATCGCGACATCGCCGCGAAGGTGCAGGCGCAGCTTGAAGGCACGCAGGCCCGCGCCGCGCCAAAGATCGTGATCGAGTGA
- a CDS encoding FkbM family methyltransferase: MPIRSRYGVWLYSDGKDETNIYSLLGDYDDVYEVVKSLRPGMAFIDIGANAGVFSMIAGQRIGADGVIVAFEPSLAVFKKLIANASINQLRNFFPFMGAVGPSTGVGRFQTDEKHTGGAYLDAHGDTRVVQLGGPPLSALLASLIEDRKTMIKIDVEGAELDVIRSIGDLLGANLIETVIVEVNAGQQARFSATPQEIYAFMHEKGYKPRLGLGFAGHYNEAFTR; the protein is encoded by the coding sequence ATGCCCATCCGCTCGCGTTATGGGGTGTGGCTCTATTCCGACGGCAAAGATGAGACGAACATCTACTCGCTTCTCGGCGATTATGACGACGTCTATGAGGTCGTCAAAAGCCTGCGGCCGGGAATGGCGTTCATCGATATCGGGGCCAACGCCGGCGTCTTTTCCATGATTGCCGGCCAGCGCATTGGCGCCGATGGCGTGATCGTCGCTTTCGAGCCCTCGCTCGCGGTCTTCAAAAAGCTGATCGCAAACGCATCGATCAATCAGCTTCGCAATTTCTTTCCATTCATGGGCGCCGTGGGACCTTCAACCGGCGTTGGACGGTTTCAAACGGACGAGAAACACACCGGCGGCGCCTACCTGGATGCGCACGGCGATACGCGCGTGGTCCAGCTCGGCGGCCCGCCTCTGTCTGCGTTGCTGGCAAGCCTCATCGAAGATCGCAAGACGATGATCAAGATCGACGTCGAAGGCGCGGAACTCGATGTCATCCGGTCAATCGGCGATCTGCTCGGCGCGAACCTGATCGAGACGGTGATCGTCGAAGTCAACGCCGGTCAACAGGCGCGCTTCAGCGCGACGCCGCAGGAGATTTACGCTTTCATGCACGAAAAGGGCTACAAGCCGCGCCTCGGCCTCGGATTCGCCGGTCACTACAATGAGGCATTCACCCGATGA
- the moaA gene encoding GTP 3',8-cyclase MoaA — MNQPCSDLRPSEPATERQSRAWPLVDPFGRAISYLRVSVTDRCDFRCVYCMSEDMSFLPKGDLLTLEELDRLCSAFIARGTRKLRLTGGEPLVRRNIMRLFEGLARHLDSGALDELTLTTNGSRLAFFAPELAACGVRRVNVSLDSRDPEKFRTITRRGDLGRVLAGIDAAQAAGLDVKINMVALKGVNEDEIVPMIGWAHARGMDLTLIEVMPMGAVEPDRLDQYLPLPQVRAEIAKHYTLRDLAYGTGGPARYVEVAETGGRLGFITPLTHNFCESCNRVRVTCTGTLYMCLGQEDAADLRAPLRASSENTLLNTAIEEAITRKPKGHDFRIDRAHKAPAVPRHMSVTGG, encoded by the coding sequence ATGAACCAGCCCTGCAGCGATTTACGGCCATCCGAGCCGGCGACGGAACGCCAATCGCGAGCTTGGCCGCTCGTCGATCCCTTCGGCCGCGCGATCTCCTATCTACGGGTTTCGGTGACCGACCGCTGCGACTTCCGCTGTGTCTATTGCATGTCCGAAGACATGAGCTTTCTGCCGAAAGGCGATCTGCTCACACTCGAGGAATTGGACCGGCTCTGCAGCGCCTTCATCGCCCGCGGCACGCGCAAGCTGCGGCTCACCGGCGGCGAGCCGCTGGTCCGGCGCAATATCATGCGGCTGTTCGAGGGCCTCGCCCGGCATCTCGATTCCGGCGCGCTGGATGAGTTGACGCTGACGACCAATGGTTCGCGCCTCGCCTTTTTCGCGCCGGAGCTGGCGGCCTGCGGCGTGCGCCGCGTCAATGTCTCGCTCGACAGCCGCGACCCGGAGAAATTCCGCACGATCACCCGCCGCGGCGATCTCGGCCGGGTTCTCGCCGGTATCGATGCGGCGCAGGCGGCCGGCCTCGACGTCAAGATCAACATGGTCGCACTGAAGGGCGTCAACGAGGACGAGATCGTGCCGATGATCGGCTGGGCGCATGCGCGCGGCATGGATCTCACCTTGATCGAGGTCATGCCGATGGGCGCCGTCGAGCCGGACCGGCTCGACCAGTATCTGCCGCTGCCGCAGGTGCGCGCCGAGATCGCCAAGCACTATACTTTGCGTGACCTTGCCTATGGCACCGGAGGCCCGGCGCGCTACGTCGAAGTTGCCGAAACCGGTGGACGGCTGGGCTTCATTACGCCGCTGACGCATAATTTCTGCGAGAGCTGCAACCGCGTCCGCGTCACCTGCACCGGCACGCTCTATATGTGCCTCGGTCAGGAAGATGCGGCGGACCTGCGCGCGCCATTGCGTGCCTCGTCAGAGAACACGCTTTTGAACACGGCGATCGAGGAAGCCATCACCCGCAAGCCCAAGGGGCACGATTTCAGGATCGACCGCGCCCATAAAGCTCCCGCCGTCCCGCGCCACATGAGCGTGACGGGCGGCTGA
- a CDS encoding gamma-butyrobetaine hydroxylase-like domain-containing protein, whose amino-acid sequence MTYPPCHTPKAQQWPRELRLGTGGKLLKVAFESGRSFDLPAEYLRVMSPSAEVQGHVPQERKTLGGKRNVAVTQVEPVGSYAVRLSFDDLHTTGIYTWDYLYELGARQTEKWSQYLAELKAKSLNRDRPGEK is encoded by the coding sequence ATGACATACCCGCCTTGCCATACGCCAAAGGCACAGCAATGGCCGCGCGAGCTTCGCCTGGGCACCGGCGGCAAGCTGCTAAAAGTCGCGTTCGAGAGCGGCCGGAGCTTCGATCTGCCGGCTGAATATCTGCGGGTGATGAGCCCGAGTGCGGAAGTGCAGGGGCATGTCCCGCAGGAGCGCAAGACCTTGGGCGGCAAGCGGAATGTCGCCGTTACCCAGGTCGAGCCGGTGGGCAGCTATGCGGTGCGGCTGAGCTTCGACGATCTGCACACCACAGGCATCTACACCTGGGATTATCTCTATGAACTCGGCGCGCGGCAGACCGAAAAATGGTCGCAATATCTCGCCGAACTCAAGGCCAAGAGCCTCAACCGCGACCGGCCCGGCGAAAAATAA
- a CDS encoding DUF1467 family protein, whose amino-acid sequence MPISVSLAVPLFLTIWFIALFAILPIGIRSQRESGGYVEGTDPGAPVHPQLLKKAVLTTLVSAVIFGVLMLVLHFYGWGGA is encoded by the coding sequence ATGCCAATATCCGTATCGCTTGCCGTGCCGCTTTTTCTGACCATCTGGTTTATCGCGCTGTTTGCGATCCTGCCGATCGGCATACGCTCGCAGCGCGAATCGGGCGGCTATGTCGAGGGCACGGACCCTGGCGCGCCGGTCCATCCGCAGCTTTTGAAAAAGGCTGTGCTGACAACTCTTGTCTCGGCGGTCATCTTCGGCGTCCTCATGCTCGTGCTGCATTTTTACGGTTGGGGAGGCGCCTGA
- a CDS encoding tetratricopeptide repeat protein produces MLTPAAEAASGASISYTDTSWNGPRDRPALIELAQDESSPGSASSQCHLEATAGNYAAAAVTCRAAAKAGNAEAMDDLGVFYEKGSGVSQNYHRAAEWYSKAARAGDIAALDNLGWLIENGLGVSQDYRVALQLFRHGADAGDGAAMNNIGWLYHNGWGVPKDYAQAFQWFHMGTDAGNVLAMANLGVAYENGLGVQQDLQQAMNWFRDAAQRGDVSSADELDRLVKSQSVQGQPAQPQTTPNPPPQDFSSSQPNPVGSQCEADWNVSHYPAAIASCGAAAEAGDAEAMEHLGALYKDGLGVAEDDAQALQWFRRAADAGDVKAINNIGVFYEKGWSVPRDYGQALQWYRKAAELGNAGAMNAIGYLYQYGLGVPKDNQQALQWYQKGADGGNALAMGHLGDFYFYGWGVAEDNGQALQWYRKGAAGGDANSMDGLGYFYENALTVPKDLAQALQWYRKAADAGNETAMGALGHLYENGMGVPRDAEQARQWYQKGAEAGDAFSKSALARLGH; encoded by the coding sequence TTGCTCACGCCGGCTGCCGAAGCGGCGAGCGGCGCCTCGATATCCTACACCGACACTTCGTGGAACGGGCCGCGAGATCGGCCGGCGCTCATTGAGCTCGCGCAGGACGAATCCTCACCGGGCTCGGCCTCTTCGCAATGCCACTTGGAGGCAACCGCTGGAAACTATGCGGCGGCGGCGGTGACTTGCCGTGCCGCCGCCAAAGCGGGAAATGCGGAAGCGATGGACGATCTTGGTGTCTTCTACGAGAAAGGGTCGGGCGTTTCCCAGAATTACCACCGCGCGGCCGAATGGTATAGCAAGGCCGCGCGCGCCGGAGACATTGCAGCCTTGGACAATCTCGGTTGGCTGATCGAGAATGGCTTGGGAGTTTCCCAAGACTATCGAGTGGCGCTGCAGTTGTTTCGCCACGGCGCGGACGCCGGGGACGGGGCTGCGATGAACAATATCGGCTGGCTTTATCATAATGGCTGGGGCGTTCCCAAGGACTATGCGCAGGCGTTCCAGTGGTTTCACATGGGCACCGATGCCGGCAATGTGCTGGCGATGGCCAATCTCGGTGTTGCTTACGAGAATGGTTTAGGCGTTCAACAAGATCTTCAACAAGCGATGAATTGGTTTCGCGACGCGGCGCAGCGCGGCGACGTCTCCTCGGCCGACGAGTTGGACCGGCTTGTGAAGAGCCAGTCGGTGCAGGGTCAGCCTGCGCAACCTCAGACCACGCCAAATCCGCCGCCGCAGGATTTCTCTTCTTCACAACCAAATCCTGTTGGTTCGCAATGCGAGGCCGATTGGAACGTGAGCCATTATCCGGCCGCCATCGCCTCGTGTGGCGCGGCCGCGGAGGCCGGCGATGCGGAGGCGATGGAGCATCTCGGCGCCCTCTATAAAGATGGGCTGGGAGTGGCGGAAGACGACGCCCAAGCATTGCAATGGTTCCGCAGGGCGGCGGACGCCGGCGACGTCAAAGCAATCAACAATATCGGCGTCTTCTACGAGAAGGGCTGGAGCGTTCCTCGCGATTACGGGCAGGCCCTGCAGTGGTATCGCAAGGCCGCAGAACTAGGCAACGCGGGAGCGATGAACGCTATAGGCTATTTATACCAGTACGGGCTCGGCGTTCCCAAGGACAATCAACAAGCGCTGCAATGGTACCAAAAAGGCGCCGACGGCGGCAATGCTCTTGCGATGGGCCATCTTGGCGATTTCTATTTTTACGGATGGGGAGTGGCCGAAGACAACGGGCAGGCGCTGCAATGGTATCGCAAGGGCGCCGCCGGCGGCGACGCAAACTCGATGGACGGCCTTGGCTATTTTTATGAAAATGCGCTGACCGTTCCGAAAGACTTGGCACAGGCGCTGCAATGGTATCGCAAGGCGGCGGATGCCGGTAATGAAACCGCGATGGGCGCTCTTGGCCATCTCTATGAAAATGGGATGGGCGTTCCAAGGGACGCGGAACAGGCGCGGCAATGGTATCAAAAAGGGGCTGAAGCAGGAGATGCGTTTTCCAAATCGGCCCTGGCAAGATTGGGTCATTAA
- a CDS encoding DUF4239 domain-containing protein → MLLLTREPLWLLGLLLVGLTSLLACFGPRLVRRFVALEKLTTNNEVAGFKFATVGVLYAVLLAFAIILVWQKYSDADGTVEKEAGAAAAMYHLSSGLDEPQASALHTALTAYLQSAISNEWPAMESGKESKITHQSLDGLYKAVLATAKSQSGTPLISEIFSQLDAVTQARRARILAAEGTVPGILWVVLFVGAVVTISFTFFFGTRNLRAQMLMTALLSVLIFSELLIIVVLDRPFSGTVKVGPDAIADVIADHAKVGATTSP, encoded by the coding sequence ATGCTGCTTCTCACCCGCGAACCTCTTTGGCTTTTGGGCCTCTTGCTGGTCGGCTTGACGAGTCTCCTCGCTTGTTTTGGCCCGCGCCTTGTTCGGCGTTTCGTCGCGCTTGAGAAGTTGACGACGAACAATGAAGTCGCCGGCTTCAAGTTCGCAACGGTTGGCGTTCTTTATGCGGTGCTTCTTGCTTTCGCGATTATTCTCGTTTGGCAGAAATATTCGGACGCCGATGGAACGGTCGAGAAGGAGGCGGGCGCCGCCGCTGCGATGTATCATCTTTCGTCGGGCCTAGACGAACCCCAAGCTTCCGCGCTTCACACCGCTTTGACAGCATATCTCCAATCAGCGATTTCCAACGAGTGGCCGGCCATGGAATCCGGCAAGGAAAGCAAGATCACGCATCAGTCTCTCGATGGTCTCTACAAAGCCGTTCTCGCGACGGCGAAGTCACAGAGTGGGACGCCCCTGATCTCGGAAATATTTAGTCAGCTTGACGCCGTCACGCAGGCGCGGCGCGCCAGGATCCTCGCCGCCGAGGGGACGGTGCCGGGAATACTCTGGGTGGTTCTTTTCGTGGGAGCGGTGGTGACCATCAGCTTCACATTCTTCTTCGGAACGAGAAATTTGAGAGCGCAGATGCTCATGACCGCGCTGCTCTCTGTGCTCATCTTCTCAGAGCTTCTGATTATTGTGGTTTTAGATCGGCCATTTTCCGGAACGGTGAAAGTAGGGCCGGATGCAATCGCGGATGTGATAGCGGATCACGCTAAGGTAGGCGCGACCACATCTCCGTAG
- a CDS encoding DUF4142 domain-containing protein: MRTTAAAICFALFVPALTLPAVAESLTEKTGVNSLIGVSPSTQDFVTEAAVSDMFEIQSSRLALQKAGDQGTKDFAQTMIADHGKTSAELEALVASGATKANLPTALDSPHQSMLDKLKSLNGGDFTKQYHDDQAQGHEDAVDLFKRYAKGGKDQKLKDWARKTLPTLQHHLQMAQALDK; encoded by the coding sequence ATGCGAACGACCGCCGCCGCCATTTGCTTTGCCTTATTTGTTCCGGCCTTAACGCTCCCTGCCGTAGCCGAATCCTTGACTGAAAAGACGGGAGTCAATTCGCTCATCGGCGTCAGCCCCTCGACGCAAGATTTCGTCACCGAGGCTGCCGTCAGCGATATGTTCGAAATCCAGTCGAGCCGCCTCGCCCTGCAAAAGGCAGGCGATCAAGGCACCAAGGACTTCGCCCAGACCATGATCGCGGATCACGGCAAAACATCAGCCGAACTCGAAGCGCTCGTCGCGAGCGGTGCAACCAAAGCCAATCTGCCGACGGCTCTGGACAGTCCACATCAATCGATGCTGGACAAGCTGAAGTCGCTGAACGGCGGCGATTTCACAAAGCAATATCACGATGATCAGGCGCAGGGACACGAGGACGCCGTCGACCTTTTCAAGCGCTATGCAAAGGGCGGCAAGGACCAAAAGCTGAAAGATTGGGCGCGGAAGACGCTTCCGACCTTGCAGCATCATCTCCAGATGGCTCAAGCGTTGGATAAGTGA
- a CDS encoding SDR family oxidoreductase, which produces MNEHSKNAVIQAQRNPTSKYPRPPYRKQTQTWPGLACEMNPPPDHGETSYCGSGRLLGRRALITGGDSGMGRAAAIAYAREGADVAINYFPDEEKDAEDVIKLIKQAGRKGVALPGDLRDESFCRKLVEDAVRELGGLDILVSNAGRQQARESILDLSSEDFDATMKTNIYAPFWLIKAVLPHLPPGAAIIATTSEQAYDPSPQLYDYAQTKAATMNYVKSLAKQLGPKGIRVNGVAPGPIWTPLQVSGGTTMDRLQQFGAKTPLGRAGQPAELASIYVQLAAEDASFATGQVYGAAGGSGQP; this is translated from the coding sequence ATGAACGAACACTCAAAAAATGCCGTGATACAGGCCCAGCGTAATCCAACCAGCAAATATCCAAGGCCACCTTATCGGAAACAGACGCAAACTTGGCCGGGGCTCGCCTGCGAAATGAATCCGCCGCCAGATCATGGCGAGACAAGTTATTGCGGCTCGGGACGTTTGCTCGGCCGCAGGGCCCTTATCACCGGCGGCGATTCCGGCATGGGCCGCGCAGCGGCAATTGCCTATGCCCGCGAGGGGGCGGACGTCGCAATTAATTATTTTCCAGACGAGGAGAAAGACGCAGAGGACGTCATAAAGCTCATCAAGCAGGCCGGACGGAAAGGCGTAGCTCTCCCTGGCGATTTACGTGATGAATCGTTCTGCAGGAAGCTGGTCGAAGACGCGGTGCGTGAACTTGGCGGTCTAGACATACTTGTCAGCAACGCTGGTCGTCAGCAGGCCCGCGAATCGATCCTCGACCTTTCGTCGGAGGATTTCGACGCGACAATGAAGACGAATATCTATGCACCTTTCTGGCTCATCAAGGCTGTGCTGCCCCACTTGCCACCGGGCGCCGCGATCATCGCGACGACATCGGAACAGGCCTATGATCCCTCCCCCCAGCTTTACGACTATGCTCAGACCAAGGCAGCAACAATGAATTATGTGAAGTCGCTAGCAAAGCAGCTTGGGCCGAAGGGCATTCGCGTCAACGGTGTCGCCCCAGGCCCTATCTGGACCCCGTTGCAGGTATCGGGCGGCACAACGATGGATCGTCTTCAGCAGTTTGGCGCCAAAACGCCGCTCGGCCGCGCCGGGCAGCCTGCAGAATTAGCTTCGATCTACGTGCAGCTCGCGGCCGAGGATGCCAGCTTCGCGACAGGACAAGTCTACGGCGCGGCGGGCGGAAGCGGCCAACCCTAA
- a CDS encoding substrate-binding domain-containing protein codes for MLIFLGLIFGATTAAQATDLRVCADPNNLPFSNDKGEGFENKIVTLVAKDMNERVVYTWWAQRRGYVRNTLKAGLCDLWPGVASAVDMLATSRPYYRSSYVFVTRADRNLKITSYDDPQLRKLKIGVQMVGNDAMNTPPAHALARRGIIDNIRGYMLYGDYQKPNPPAAIMDAVADGDVDVAVVWGPLAGYFARKEPKPLVLALVEPAVDGAQWPMQFDISMGMRRHEPDFKERIEAILESERPKIDAILAAYHVPRTDVGEHFSVNELR; via the coding sequence ATGCTTATTTTTCTCGGCCTCATATTTGGCGCCACAACGGCGGCGCAGGCAACGGATTTGCGTGTCTGCGCCGATCCCAACAATCTGCCTTTCTCAAACGACAAAGGCGAAGGCTTCGAGAACAAAATCGTCACTCTCGTCGCCAAGGATATGAACGAGAGAGTGGTCTACACGTGGTGGGCGCAGCGCCGCGGCTATGTGCGCAATACGTTGAAGGCCGGTCTGTGCGATCTCTGGCCCGGAGTGGCCTCGGCGGTCGATATGCTGGCGACGTCACGGCCCTATTATCGGTCGAGCTACGTCTTCGTCACCCGCGCCGACCGGAATTTGAAGATCACATCCTACGACGATCCGCAGCTTCGCAAATTGAAGATCGGCGTTCAGATGGTCGGCAATGACGCGATGAACACGCCGCCTGCACACGCGCTGGCGCGACGAGGCATCATCGATAATATTCGGGGCTATATGCTCTACGGCGATTATCAGAAGCCCAATCCGCCGGCCGCCATCATGGATGCGGTCGCCGACGGCGATGTCGATGTCGCGGTTGTCTGGGGGCCGCTCGCCGGCTATTTCGCGAGGAAGGAGCCGAAGCCGTTGGTGCTTGCACTCGTCGAGCCGGCAGTCGACGGCGCTCAATGGCCGATGCAATTCGATATTTCGATGGGCATGCGCCGCCACGAGCCGGACTTCAAAGAGAGGATAGAGGCCATTCTGGAAAGCGAGCGGCCGAAGATAGATGCTATCCTTGCCGCCTATCACGTTCCGCGAACGGATGTCGGCGAGCATTTCTCCGTAAATGAGCTTCGCTAG
- a CDS encoding c-type cytochrome has protein sequence MSLPCRHLKGAAAAAVVFAAPIAVCQSATADPNQPAAQARPQGSVLDVPVTGLFANGQKAPPPDPLDNQYENNPQAIAIGAKLFDWYNCSGCHFHGAGGIGPAFDDSVWLYGGQIDQIYASIYQGRPNGMPTWGRILPSSAIWQLAAYVKSLETNAAKVPIPTKPVAAAPGPASLETNPQEGAPSP, from the coding sequence ATGTCTTTGCCTTGCCGCCATCTTAAAGGCGCGGCCGCTGCGGCGGTGGTGTTCGCTGCGCCCATCGCCGTCTGCCAGAGTGCAACGGCCGATCCCAACCAGCCGGCCGCGCAGGCGCGCCCGCAAGGCAGCGTGCTGGATGTGCCGGTGACGGGGCTTTTTGCCAATGGCCAGAAGGCACCGCCGCCCGATCCACTCGACAACCAATACGAAAATAATCCGCAGGCGATCGCCATCGGTGCAAAATTGTTCGATTGGTACAATTGCTCCGGTTGCCATTTTCATGGCGCTGGCGGCATCGGCCCAGCCTTCGATGATTCCGTCTGGCTCTACGGCGGCCAAATCGACCAGATCTACGCCTCGATCTATCAGGGGCGCCCGAATGGCATGCCCACATGGGGCCGTATTTTGCCGAGTTCGGCGATCTGGCAGCTTGCCGCTTATGTGAAATCGCTGGAGACGAATGCCGCAAAAGTGCCCATTCCGACCAAGCCCGTCGCGGCGGCGCCGGGACCGGCCTCGCTCGAGACGAACCCGCAGGAAGGCGCCCCATCGCCATGA